A portion of the Luxibacter massiliensis genome contains these proteins:
- a CDS encoding ABC transporter permease — protein MSNLLRAEFYKLSHSWYFWGIGLFNLFLSSLLLLDSNGKTPNLFFASLYNTPLLYFLMIVFAVLFAGNDFEQKTMYLSISAGHKRSSVILAKTIVYETACAAILFFPLFIHGLAGTLFHQTLFTTIDSVFITMAAILFSTLAMCMLPLFFSLIFRDIGKTLAVPMILFFLMIFLMNGDQEQVITGILPMGQLRLISLQQLSLTNPCPILIDFLWIFVLYFGASMTFARSDLK, from the coding sequence ATGTCAAATCTCCTCAGAGCTGAATTTTATAAGTTATCCCATAGCTGGTACTTTTGGGGGATCGGGTTATTCAATTTATTTTTGAGCAGCCTATTGCTGCTGGACAGCAACGGAAAGACTCCGAATTTGTTCTTTGCCTCATTATATAATACGCCATTACTTTATTTTTTGATGATTGTTTTTGCGGTACTGTTTGCAGGGAACGATTTCGAACAAAAGACTATGTACTTATCGATCAGTGCCGGTCACAAAAGAAGTTCTGTAATTTTGGCGAAAACCATTGTATATGAGACTGCTTGTGCTGCAATATTATTTTTTCCACTTTTTATTCATGGATTGGCAGGCACCTTGTTTCACCAAACACTTTTTACAACGATTGACAGTGTATTTATTACAATGGCTGCCATTCTGTTTTCCACATTGGCAATGTGCATGTTACCATTATTCTTTTCTCTTATCTTTCGTGATATAGGAAAAACATTAGCAGTTCCAATGATTCTATTTTTCTTGATGATTTTTTTAATGAACGGAGACCAGGAGCAGGTCATTACAGGCATATTACCAATGGGGCAGCTTCGCCTTATATCCTTACAGCAGCTGTCCTTAACCAATCCTTGCCCTATCCTAATAGATTTTCTTTGGATTTTTGTGTTATATTTCGGTGCATCCATGACCTTTGCCCGTTCGGATTTGAAATAG
- a CDS encoding IS1182 family transposase translates to MSSKLKYHKNYTEFGEPYQLVLPLNLEGLVPDDDSVRLLSHELEDLDYSLLYQAYSAKGRNPAVDPKTMFKILTYAYSQNIYSSRKMETACKRDINFMWLLAGQKAPDHSTIARFRTGFLADACENLFYQMVKRLGDSGELLKETVFIDGTKLEACANKYTFVWKKSVGKWEEKMFRKIQETIQLLNKEYLQDFSVTSESRTQDLQNIVRFLENRCQRDNTVFVHGRGKKKSKNQRYLELFRRFLERQSVYDWHTASFQGRNNYCKTDPDAAFMHMEDDHMRNAQLKPGYNVQIAVDSEYIVAADIFQDRNDVWTLVPFLKTMETNLGFRYPSVTADSGYESEEAYTYLRSAEQKPYIKPQTYEKWKKRSFKQDISKRENMGYDQEADIYICHAGKSLSPLFIKKQKSKSGYESEVTVYECEDCNGCAYKEKCTKAKGNKRLYISKSFLEKRQESYENILSETGIKYRMNRSVQAEGAFGVLKNDYEFQRFLLRGKTKVKLEIILLCMGYNINKLHAKIQRERTGSHLFPVKETA, encoded by the coding sequence ATGTCAAGTAAATTAAAATACCATAAAAATTATACCGAATTTGGCGAACCTTATCAACTGGTTTTGCCATTAAATTTGGAAGGTTTGGTTCCTGATGATGATTCTGTTCGACTGCTCAGCCACGAATTGGAGGATTTAGATTACAGCTTGCTGTATCAGGCTTACTCTGCAAAAGGCAGAAATCCCGCAGTCGACCCAAAGACCATGTTCAAGATCCTGACCTACGCTTATTCTCAAAACATTTATTCTTCAAGAAAAATGGAAACAGCTTGCAAAAGGGATATCAACTTTATGTGGCTGTTAGCTGGACAAAAGGCTCCTGATCACAGCACGATTGCCCGCTTTCGTACCGGATTTTTGGCAGATGCCTGTGAAAATCTCTTTTACCAGATGGTAAAACGTTTGGGGGATTCCGGGGAACTGTTAAAGGAGACTGTATTTATTGACGGGACAAAGTTAGAGGCCTGTGCAAACAAATATACGTTTGTCTGGAAAAAATCCGTAGGAAAGTGGGAAGAAAAAATGTTTCGGAAGATACAGGAAACCATACAGCTTCTGAACAAGGAATACCTGCAGGATTTTTCTGTCACTTCAGAATCAAGGACCCAGGATTTACAGAACATAGTCCGGTTTTTAGAAAACCGATGCCAGAGAGACAACACCGTTTTTGTCCACGGACGAGGAAAAAAGAAAAGCAAAAACCAACGGTATTTAGAGCTTTTTCGCAGATTTCTTGAACGACAAAGCGTTTATGACTGGCATACGGCAAGTTTTCAGGGAAGAAATAATTATTGTAAAACAGATCCGGATGCAGCCTTTATGCATATGGAAGATGACCATATGAGAAATGCACAGTTAAAGCCCGGGTATAATGTACAGATTGCAGTAGACAGTGAATATATCGTAGCAGCAGATATTTTTCAGGATCGAAATGATGTCTGGACATTGGTTCCTTTTTTAAAGACAATGGAAACGAATCTGGGTTTCCGTTATCCGAGTGTAACGGCTGATTCAGGATATGAAAGTGAAGAAGCGTATACTTATCTGAGAAGTGCAGAGCAAAAACCATACATAAAACCACAGACTTATGAGAAATGGAAGAAACGGAGCTTCAAGCAGGATATCAGCAAACGTGAAAATATGGGATATGACCAAGAAGCAGATATATACATTTGTCATGCAGGGAAATCCCTGTCCCCACTTTTTATCAAAAAGCAGAAAAGCAAGAGCGGGTATGAATCGGAAGTAACCGTTTACGAATGTGAAGACTGCAACGGATGTGCTTATAAAGAAAAATGTACTAAAGCAAAAGGAAATAAGCGGTTATACATTTCAAAAAGCTTTCTGGAAAAACGACAGGAATCCTATGAAAATATCCTAAGTGAAACGGGAATCAAATATCGGATGAACCGTTCCGTCCAGGCAGAGGGAGCCTTTGGTGTTTTGAAAAATGATTACGAATTTCAAAGATTTCTGCTGCGAGGGAAAACCAAGGTAAAACTGGAGATTATTTTGCTGTGTATGGGATACAACATCAATAAACTGCATGCAAAAATCCAGAGGGAACGCACTGGAAGTCATCTTTTTCCAGTAAAAGAGACCGCTTAA
- a CDS encoding response regulator transcription factor: MYRILIVEDDLEINGLLAEFLKDNGYEVFCQYDGLHVLDCLQEKKIDLLLLDIMIPYRSGDIVLSDLRRHFTIPVIIISAKETTQNKIDLLRLGADDYITKPFDMEEVLARIESNLRRVKFQSGTQEILQYEDLILDYEKNVASVQGMELSLTAKEFAILELLMKYPDKIFSKSNLFQSVWGTEYINEDNTLNVHISNLRNKLKTICPEKEFIDTVWGIGYRLHRAKG, encoded by the coding sequence ATGTATAGAATACTGATTGTTGAAGATGATCTGGAAATCAATGGGTTACTGGCAGAGTTCTTAAAGGATAATGGATATGAAGTTTTTTGCCAATATGATGGACTTCATGTATTAGACTGTTTGCAAGAGAAGAAAATTGATTTGCTTTTGTTGGATATTATGATCCCCTATCGGAGCGGTGATATTGTCCTTTCAGATCTACGCAGGCATTTCACCATTCCAGTGATCATTATTTCCGCTAAGGAAACAACACAGAATAAGATTGATTTATTGCGTTTAGGAGCAGATGATTATATTACCAAGCCATTTGATATGGAAGAAGTTCTTGCCAGGATCGAAAGCAATCTTCGCAGAGTGAAATTTCAAAGCGGCACACAAGAGATTTTGCAGTATGAAGATTTGATTTTAGATTATGAGAAAAATGTGGCTTCCGTACAGGGAATGGAGCTTTCTTTAACTGCAAAAGAATTTGCTATATTGGAGTTATTGATGAAATATCCTGATAAGATTTTCTCCAAGTCCAATCTGTTTCAAAGTGTTTGGGGAACGGAGTATATCAACGAAGATAATACGCTGAATGTCCACATCAGTAATCTGCGGAATAAATTGAAAACTATCTGCCCTGAGAAAGAGTTTATAGATACTGTTTGGGGGATTGGTTATCGTTTGCATAGAGCTAAGGGGTAA
- a CDS encoding GtrA family protein — MAVLKKWIYKHPDLWEFILFNILSNCATVVNFIVMWICTGFIFTKYSSTPFQFLFFNYTNVESDLGLGGFLSFLAATAVAQTVNFFVQKNLVFRSNAAFGKAVPKYIILAVVLVIISAALPAYSQAFLVNLGVTQGAAPTLANIINIIVQVVVSYPAMKFWIMPAGHTEV, encoded by the coding sequence ATGGCAGTGCTAAAGAAATGGATTTATAAACATCCGGATCTATGGGAATTTATTTTATTCAATATTCTGTCAAACTGTGCAACAGTTGTCAATTTTATCGTAATGTGGATATGTACCGGATTTATATTTACAAAATATTCTAGTACACCATTTCAGTTTCTTTTTTTTAACTATACAAATGTAGAAAGTGATTTGGGGTTAGGAGGTTTTCTCAGCTTCCTTGCCGCAACAGCAGTAGCCCAGACGGTCAATTTCTTCGTGCAGAAGAATTTAGTATTTCGCTCCAATGCCGCATTCGGGAAGGCGGTGCCAAAGTACATTATCCTAGCCGTAGTGCTGGTCATAATATCTGCTGCACTTCCGGCCTACAGTCAGGCTTTTTTGGTGAATTTGGGTGTGACGCAGGGGGCGGCGCCTACACTTGCAAATATTATAAATATTATTGTTCAAGTTGTAGTGAGTTATCCCGCTATGAAATTCTGGATAATGCCGGCTGGACATACAGAAGTATAA
- a CDS encoding ABC-F family ATP-binding cassette domain-containing protein has translation MSLLEIEHLTHSFGENLLYQNVSLFLNKGEHIGIVGQNGTGKSTFIKICTGHLIPDEGRLVWQTGIHTGYLDQYAEIDYNMTMGQFLKSAFSNLYEIESKMERLYCLAAAGDSAALNLAARYQEQLEQADFYSIDTMIDRVAVGLGLSAIGLHRPISEMSGGQRAKVILAKLLLEKPDVLLLDEPTNFLDKNHVTWLSDYLSTLDHAFMVVSHDYEFLSKVTNRIFDIDNKTITKYYGNYKEFLRKKTLLREDYVRQYAAQQKEIRKTEEFIRKNIAGRKSRMARGRQKQLDRMEKMEALDLKEIKPAFHFPSLPLTNTMHLIVKQLAIGYHYPLLSNLDFHIQGGQKVVITGFNGIGKSTLLKTLTGALPAIHGYFKLSDQVSIGYFQQDLNWDAPKLTSIQIMSDAFPELVTKEIRKHLAQCGVSSKHAMQAIGTLSGGEQAKVKICLLTQKPCNFLIMDEPTNHLDVQAKEALKTALSEFPGTVLLVSHEEAFYRNWVQRIINIEHP, from the coding sequence ATGAGCTTATTAGAAATCGAACATTTAACACACTCTTTTGGAGAGAATCTGCTTTACCAAAATGTTTCACTCTTCCTGAACAAAGGAGAACACATCGGTATTGTAGGTCAAAACGGAACCGGGAAATCCACATTCATTAAAATCTGTACCGGACATCTGATACCGGATGAAGGGCGGCTCGTATGGCAGACCGGCATCCATACCGGTTATCTGGATCAATATGCGGAAATTGATTACAACATGACTATGGGACAGTTCCTGAAATCAGCATTTTCCAATCTCTATGAAATAGAATCTAAAATGGAACGACTTTACTGTCTGGCTGCCGCCGGGGATTCCGCCGCTTTGAATCTTGCTGCCCGATATCAGGAACAGCTTGAACAGGCCGACTTTTATTCCATTGACACGATGATTGACCGGGTAGCAGTGGGACTAGGCTTATCTGCCATTGGACTTCATCGCCCGATCAGCGAAATGAGCGGCGGACAACGTGCCAAGGTGATTTTAGCCAAGCTGCTTTTAGAAAAACCGGATGTACTGCTTCTTGACGAACCCACCAATTTTTTAGACAAAAACCATGTAACATGGCTGTCTGACTATTTGTCCACGCTGGATCATGCATTTATGGTCGTGTCTCATGACTATGAATTTCTAAGCAAGGTTACAAACCGTATTTTTGATATTGACAATAAAACCATTACCAAATATTACGGAAACTATAAGGAATTTTTGAGGAAAAAGACACTTCTGCGTGAAGATTATGTACGCCAGTACGCCGCACAGCAGAAAGAAATCAGGAAAACAGAAGAATTTATCCGAAAAAATATCGCCGGCAGAAAGTCACGCATGGCCCGCGGCCGTCAAAAGCAGCTTGACCGTATGGAAAAGATGGAGGCTTTAGACTTAAAAGAAATCAAGCCAGCCTTCCATTTTCCCTCACTTCCGCTGACAAATACCATGCATTTAATCGTAAAGCAGTTAGCCATCGGATATCACTATCCACTGTTGTCCAATCTGGATTTTCATATTCAGGGCGGACAGAAGGTTGTCATAACCGGCTTCAACGGCATCGGCAAATCTACCTTGTTAAAGACTCTGACCGGAGCACTGCCGGCTATCCATGGATATTTCAAGCTGTCAGACCAAGTAAGCATCGGATATTTCCAGCAGGACCTGAACTGGGATGCCCCAAAACTTACGTCAATTCAAATCATGTCAGATGCCTTTCCGGAACTTGTCACAAAGGAAATCCGTAAGCATCTGGCACAATGTGGCGTATCAAGTAAACATGCCATGCAGGCAATCGGCACCTTAAGCGGAGGTGAACAGGCAAAAGTAAAAATATGCCTGCTGACACAAAAGCCCTGTAATTTCCTGATCATGGATGAACCGACCAATCACTTAGATGTTCAGGCAAAGGAGGCTTTAAAAACTGCATTATCCGAATTTCCGGGAACCGTCTTACTCGTCTCCCATGAGGAGGCTTTTTACCGGAACTGGGTACAGCGAATCATCAATATTGAACATCCATAG
- a CDS encoding ATP-binding cassette domain-containing protein translates to MGSIILEAQSLTKEYKHTMALDHIHLQIEKGKIYGFIGKNGAGKTTFLRLITGLAFPTSGTLTMWGKSGTTALQEQRKRIGCMIETPALFPTMTAYQNMEVQRIQRGIPDKAVIGKTLEAVGLKDTGRKIVRNFSLGMRQRLGIAIALLNTPEFLILDEPINGLDPAGIVEIRNLLKSLNRDYGMTILVSSHILEELYQTATEFILIDNGKIIEEISENELNERCKRHIAIQTTDVQKALLVLEEKLHTDNFKLMPDHTIRLYTYLNDMEKVATVLADAHILVTGFSISGDTLEDYFLGKIGGAKNVKSPQS, encoded by the coding sequence ATGGGATCCATTATTTTAGAAGCACAGTCATTAACAAAAGAATACAAGCACACAATGGCATTAGATCACATTCACTTACAGATCGAAAAGGGAAAAATCTATGGTTTTATCGGCAAAAACGGGGCAGGCAAGACCACATTTTTAAGGTTAATTACCGGTCTTGCGTTTCCAACGAGCGGTACACTGACGATGTGGGGAAAATCAGGAACAACAGCGCTGCAAGAACAGCGGAAGCGAATTGGGTGCATGATCGAGACACCGGCGCTATTCCCTACAATGACCGCATATCAAAATATGGAGGTACAGCGTATCCAACGTGGTATTCCTGATAAAGCTGTTATCGGAAAAACATTAGAGGCGGTAGGCTTAAAGGATACCGGACGAAAAATTGTCCGTAACTTTTCTTTGGGTATGCGGCAGCGTCTAGGCATTGCAATCGCACTTTTGAATACGCCGGAATTTTTGATTTTGGATGAACCGATCAATGGGCTTGATCCTGCTGGTATTGTAGAGATTAGAAATTTGTTGAAATCTTTGAACAGAGACTATGGGATGACAATTTTGGTTTCCAGCCATATTTTAGAGGAATTATATCAGACAGCAACAGAATTTATCCTGATTGATAACGGAAAAATCATAGAAGAAATTTCCGAGAATGAGTTGAATGAGCGATGCAAGCGGCATATTGCAATTCAAACAACAGATGTGCAGAAAGCGCTGTTGGTTTTGGAAGAAAAACTCCATACAGATAATTTTAAGCTGATGCCTGATCATACCATTCGGTTATATACTTACCTGAACGATATGGAAAAGGTTGCCACTGTTTTAGCGGATGCTCATATTCTTGTCACAGGATTCTCCATATCCGGTGATACCTTGGAAGATTACTTTTTAGGAAAAATAGGAGGGGCAAAAAATGTCAAATCTCCTCAGAGCTGA
- a CDS encoding radical SAM protein — translation MTFKENISAFAIRQALSYMDKKPEKNLPKLLDWFDRFDRKNTLKTQRDAIRQVAMDKDNNWHQLVISLWTDIDPGVRNRLFENLIINGCLLGYQRQKENKAKYNCNVPWAILLDPTSVCNLKCTGCWAAEYGNQMNLSYEEMDSIVTQGVELGTYVYLFTGGEPLVRKKDIIRLCDAHPDCVFSAFTNGTLIDEAFAKEILRVQNFVPAISIEGFEEATDSRRGEGTYQKIVRAMSILREKKLPFGISCCYTSANAKIIGSEAYFDQMIDMGAKFAWFFTYMPVGKGAVKELIATAKQREMMYHKIREYRQTKPLFTVDFWNDGEYVGGCIAGGRCYCHINANGDIEPCAFIHYSDSNIREKTLLESYRSPLFMGYHDNQPWNDNMLRPCPVLDNPGRLTELVEKSQAKSTDYQNLETAKEFSDKCVEAAEKWAPVADRLWVKSHSGCASCGRCKRAVNE, via the coding sequence ATGACATTCAAAGAAAATATAAGCGCGTTTGCAATCAGACAGGCACTTTCATACATGGACAAAAAGCCGGAGAAGAATCTCCCGAAACTGTTAGACTGGTTTGACAGATTTGACCGGAAAAATACATTAAAGACACAAAGGGATGCCATCCGCCAGGTTGCCATGGACAAGGACAACAACTGGCACCAGCTTGTCATAAGCCTGTGGACGGATATTGATCCAGGTGTAAGGAACCGTCTGTTTGAAAATCTGATCATCAACGGCTGTCTGCTCGGGTATCAGCGGCAGAAAGAAAATAAGGCAAAATATAATTGTAACGTACCCTGGGCAATTCTCTTAGATCCCACCAGCGTCTGCAACTTAAAATGTACCGGATGCTGGGCTGCGGAATACGGTAATCAAATGAATTTAAGCTACGAGGAGATGGATTCTATTGTCACCCAGGGCGTGGAGCTTGGAACGTATGTATATCTCTTTACCGGCGGGGAGCCACTTGTGAGAAAGAAGGATATCATCCGGCTGTGTGACGCCCATCCAGACTGCGTATTCTCTGCCTTTACAAACGGAACCCTGATTGATGAGGCGTTTGCCAAGGAAATACTCCGGGTTCAGAATTTTGTTCCGGCCATCAGCATTGAGGGCTTTGAGGAGGCAACCGATTCCAGGAGAGGCGAGGGAACCTATCAGAAGATTGTACGGGCGATGAGTATCTTGAGAGAAAAGAAACTGCCTTTTGGTATTTCATGCTGTTATACATCCGCAAATGCAAAAATCATTGGCAGCGAGGCGTACTTTGACCAGATGATTGACATGGGAGCGAAGTTTGCATGGTTCTTTACTTATATGCCGGTTGGAAAAGGCGCGGTCAAGGAATTGATCGCCACTGCCAAGCAGAGAGAGATGATGTACCATAAAATCCGGGAATACCGTCAGACAAAACCACTGTTTACCGTAGACTTTTGGAATGACGGAGAGTATGTGGGCGGCTGCATTGCAGGAGGACGCTGTTACTGCCATATCAATGCCAACGGCGACATTGAGCCATGTGCATTTATCCATTATTCTGACTCCAATATCCGGGAAAAAACCTTGCTGGAGTCGTACCGCTCCCCGTTATTTATGGGTTACCATGATAACCAGCCATGGAATGATAATATGCTCCGTCCATGCCCGGTACTGGATAATCCGGGAAGACTGACAGAACTGGTGGAGAAGAGTCAGGCGAAAAGTACAGACTATCAGAATCTGGAAACAGCAAAAGAATTTTCTGATAAATGCGTGGAGGCGGCAGAAAAATGGGCGCCGGTGGCTGACAGACTGTGGGTTAAGTCTCACAGTGGCTGTGCTTCCTGCGGCAGATGTAAGAGGGCAGTGAACGAGTAA
- a CDS encoding Mbeg1-like protein produces MGNILSYLKWRGDLDFTERSFCDADNLVLSCLVYLDFKGIVTENQDGITVREASEIYFAMKAAGKRQDRADDQILYAMAGSKRYGNGVLRGYVEKWETEEEVQFAAMQIALDDGTCYLAFRGTDESIVGWREDFSISYKVVLAQQMAVEYLEKRMEEKGQIYRVGGHSKGGNLAVYAAMRCGKDLQERLIQIYNNDGPGICKEMIDEEGYENIRNKITRIIPGFSVIGMLFAPKEEPIIVKSSGHGLMQHDLMTWGVEGDKLCTLASLEEKSRFYNQIFDTWIESADMEQREIFTKDFFDALQANGAKTISEIAEGGLDGFGTILISIAESESRTKIVMGKLIKSFWANVKRTNIRESLKSKEGIRGGLIILAGLIFLLAPRLAIQSIGTVLSLAGLVWSVKKTVDCAMAENHDRRIKQKKLMTYMGTFALTVFFVTHHSVLLVSGSLLLGLLFLFFSLYLLKRAVQWQSGRIRKYGAAVISVLIFFMGCVSLVTPEAASWQKMMSMGSVLILYGFGTVVVKIYHSGKEI; encoded by the coding sequence ATGGGAAATATTTTGTCTTATTTAAAATGGCGGGGAGATCTGGATTTTACGGAGCGCAGCTTTTGTGATGCGGATAATCTGGTGCTTTCCTGCCTTGTTTATCTGGATTTTAAAGGGATTGTAACAGAAAACCAGGACGGAATCACCGTCAGAGAGGCCTCTGAAATCTATTTTGCTATGAAAGCGGCCGGGAAACGCCAGGACAGGGCAGACGACCAGATTCTATATGCCATGGCAGGCTCGAAGAGATATGGAAACGGGGTGCTGCGTGGTTATGTGGAAAAGTGGGAAACAGAGGAAGAGGTACAGTTTGCAGCCATGCAGATTGCCTTGGATGACGGAACCTGTTATCTGGCATTTCGTGGAACGGATGAGTCAATTGTGGGTTGGCGGGAAGATTTCTCTATCAGCTATAAAGTCGTTTTGGCACAGCAGATGGCAGTGGAATATTTGGAGAAAAGAATGGAAGAAAAAGGTCAGATTTATCGTGTGGGCGGTCATTCCAAAGGAGGGAATCTGGCGGTCTATGCGGCAATGAGGTGCGGAAAGGACCTTCAGGAGCGGCTTATTCAAATCTACAACAATGACGGTCCGGGAATCTGCAAAGAGATGATAGATGAGGAGGGGTATGAGAATATCCGCAATAAAATCACGAGAATCATTCCCGGATTCAGTGTCATTGGGATGCTGTTTGCGCCAAAGGAGGAACCAATCATTGTAAAAAGCAGCGGACATGGGTTGATGCAGCACGACCTGATGACATGGGGCGTAGAGGGGGACAAACTCTGCACCCTTGCCAGTCTGGAAGAAAAAAGCCGCTTTTATAACCAGATTTTTGATACATGGATTGAATCTGCAGATATGGAGCAGAGGGAGATTTTCACGAAGGATTTTTTTGACGCATTACAGGCCAACGGGGCAAAAACAATTTCCGAAATCGCGGAGGGAGGGTTGGACGGCTTTGGTACCATTCTTATTTCCATTGCGGAATCCGAGAGCAGGACGAAAATTGTCATGGGAAAATTGATCAAGTCCTTTTGGGCGAATGTAAAAAGAACCAACATCAGAGAAAGCCTCAAATCCAAAGAAGGCATCCGGGGCGGTCTGATCATCTTAGCAGGTTTGATTTTCCTGCTTGCTCCCAGACTTGCAATTCAAAGTATAGGAACCGTACTTTCTCTGGCAGGATTGGTGTGGAGTGTCAAAAAGACGGTGGACTGTGCCATGGCAGAGAACCACGACAGGAGAATAAAACAAAAAAAGCTGATGACTTACATGGGAACCTTCGCGTTGACCGTATTTTTTGTCACGCACCACAGTGTCCTTCTCGTTTCGGGGAGCCTTCTGCTTGGTCTGTTATTTCTGTTTTTCTCTCTGTATCTTTTAAAGAGAGCAGTCCAGTGGCAGAGTGGAAGGATAAGAAAGTATGGGGCGGCAGTCATAAGTGTACTAATATTTTTCATGGGATGTGTATCACTGGTGACGCCGGAGGCGGCATCCTGGCAGAAAATGATGAGTATGGGCTCGGTTCTGATTCTCTATGGGTTTGGAACGGTGGTTGTAAAAATCTATCACAGCGGAAAGGAAATCTGA